The following proteins come from a genomic window of Lineus longissimus chromosome 18, tnLinLong1.2, whole genome shotgun sequence:
- the LOC135502664 gene encoding aggrecan core protein-like → MKLLVLLAVVAFAIYVEAKDSMHLVRKDGQQYMIPSEEAARSACTAKGMVLATDAQMHAAYDSGYSRCSCGWIEGGKVAFSSHEDSSGCLHKTGVVYCKPTPLGWGWAGKEGWDANCVLHELEPFAGCKGKANGDYADPQDCTIFHTCSNEIDYIMPCPLGLYFDKDTKQCDYKDGKCH, encoded by the exons ATGAAGCTCCTCGTATTGCTAGCTGTGGTTGCCTTCGCCATCTATGTGGAGGCTAAAG attcGATGCACTTGGTGCGTAAGGACGGGCAGCAGTATATGATCCCGTCTGAAGAGGCGGCGAGAAGTGCATGCACGGCCAAGGGCATGGTATTGGCAACTGATGCTCAGATGCATGCTGCCTATGATTCTGGATACAGCCGATGTTCCTGCGGCTGGATTGAAGGTGGAAAAGTTGCATTCTCTTCGCATGAAGATAGCAGCGGCTGTCTTCATAAAACTGGGGTAGTCTATTGTAAACCAACTCCTCTTGGCTGGGGCTGGGCAGGGAAAGAAGGCTGGGATGCAAACTGTGTCC TTCACGAATTGGAACCGTTCGCCGGCTGCAAGGGCAAGGCTAATGGTGACTACGCCGATCCACAAGACTGCACCATCTTCCACACCTGCTCCAACGAAATAGACTACATCATGCCATGTCCCCTCGGTCTCTACTTCGACAAGGACACCAAGCAATGCGATTATAAGGACGGCAAATGTCATTAG